The DNA window CCAATTCGACATGTTTCGCTACAAAGGCTTTGTTGCGTTGTGAAATTGCGAACCGGAGATGGAAATGAAGCGTGCAACGGAATTagggtttgaagaaatgatgaggaTAACAGAGCGGTTTCGAAATTGAAAtgtcaaaaaggatgaagaagacGACGATGGGTTGTTTCGGTGAACGAAGATACGGTACGACGTCGTGTTTtcgtttttattttttactttttttttacgcAAAAAAATATTACTCAAATTAGAAAATTATTATTAcagctatttattttattttaatgaatttaAATCCTTAATCCTTACTCCTATAtcttagaaaaaataataaatagatgAAAAATGAAATTCTCAAAACTTGTATATTAATTTCAATCACTTTAACATTTAGGGTGCGTTTGATTGCGGATTGAACAGTATAATTTTTTTATCCTATAACTTTTTGTCTCAAACACAAATTATCAAAAACTAtcaaaatatcatattttatatatcaataataaatattatataaaaatattatattattgtattcaatatataaatttatcaaataaaatagattaaaaGAGTTGTACAGTGCCTCAGTTACaatatagtataaaaaaattattttgtactgTTTTGTATTATCATTTATTGTTCTGTCAAATACTTATCATTTTGTTACAAATCAATATAGTACAACTTTTATTATTTGCTTACACGAAACTTTTAACTCTTAGacatttttctcttttctcttttcatttACATTTGCTTTATTGGAACATTGTTAAaagttattttcttcttctttattttctgaagcagcatttatttttatcttcttcctccattttttttaactaagtttttttaaataaagttcCATACATTGAGAAAGGAAGATGTTACAAAAGAGATGGAACTAAGCCACCAACCCATCATGAAAGATTATATCAAACACTCATTCTCTAAATTTGAATTGGTATTCTCTTCTCGAATTTAAGTATGGTGATACTAAGGGATTGATTCAGGATCCCACTTAGATAGTGAATATGAGGAATTTGTCTATTTGGTGGCAAGATCTTAGAACCTGTTTGGGTGAATGGGGAAGGATCCCAACTAGTTTGGGAACAATATTTCCTGCACTAGGAAATGGCTCCAACATTAATTTTTGGAGGAACAATTGGTTAGAGGTGGAGTCTCTGAGTCCTCAATTCTCGTGTGTTTTTTATCATGTGCACGTGAATAGAATCAAGATTTAAAATGTTGGACATTGAAGCAACGAGGAATGATTATGGAACATTAACTTTGATCTAGCTCAACTTTCTAGTCCAACCGCAATTGAATGGGAGGATCTTCGCAATATCCTAGATTTTATCAAGCCTTCCCCTACTGAGTTAGATGTGTTTGTTTGGTGGCGTAATACATGTTCTTTCACTGTTAAATTCGTGTATCAAATGTTACAGTCTTTATCTCAAACACGTTCTCAAATTTTTCATGATCTAATCACTGCTTTAAGTATTCTTTAGAAATTCAATGTTCCTTCCAACATTCAAGTTTTTACTTAGAGACTCATCATCAATCGCCTCCAAACAAAAGATGAACTTGCAAAGCAGGGAATCATTTCAAGACCCCATAATCTAGTGTGCCCATTGTGTGTAAGCACGGAATAAACTTGTACtcatttatttttcttctgtcccaTACCAGACCTAGTCTCGCTCAAGATTTCAAATTGGATTGGTGCTAGTAATATGCCTTCTTGTAATAGCACCCTTGATCACTTGTTCTTGCACGAAATAAATTTGAAGGGCGAAGTCAAAAAGAATTTTCAGTTATTGTTTTGGTTGACCATGGTTTTTCCAGTTTGGCTAAtccaaaataatattttatttaagggGGCATAAGAATGTCATGGATATAGTTGTTTTGgaaaaatctctctctctctctctctctctctctctctctctctctcacacacacacacacacacacacacacaaattgGTAGGTGTTAGATCTAAGAATATTATAGTCGGTGATAAGGTTCTTTGGTTCTTAGATCTGTTAGCTTGCATCCGTTAATTTGTTCGGATTTACTTTGCCTTTGTTCTCTCTTTGTATTAAGGGTTGAGTACCTCTTGTACTctcattaatataattttttcttataaaaaaatatatgtttaacCTATTTTGTACATAATTCTTTCTAATTCTTAGAAGAACTAACTCCAAAATGGTTAGAGAGATCAAAGGAAGACCTAGATTAGCAACAATAAAATCTGTAGAGAGTTCCCTTCTCTATAGATGTGAGAAGTAAATGTGtctatttgaaaacaaaattgTACAAGTAGACACTTGTTTCTTACTTGCCAAGGCACTAAATAAAGCTTAGAGAAAGTTTGCACCACTATGTTGGAATCAGTTTGCACCAAATaacatttttttgaataatttgtaGTGCAAACCTGCCACCAATCTTCTAATGTGTTTGGAGGGTTGGATAAGTTGGTTATAATGTAGAACCTGAGCCAAGTGTGTTTAGTGAAAGAGCattcaaaaaatatatgtttaGTTGTTTCTTCATCCTTGCTACTAAGACTGCACATTATGGCCAAATTGCCAACTTCTATACTTCTGTTTGTTTGCAAAGATTGCACATTATAACCAAATTTCACATCTATCATCTTTCATCTTCTCTGAACACTCAACTCCTCTCTCCAACACTATATCCAATTGTTCATCTTCAACCCATATTTTTTTGTGAAAATGGTAGAAACATATCAAGGTACCGACACCTTAAGCAAAGAAAAGAAGAGTGTATAGAAAGCAAAGAAATGTTTCAAGGAATATAAACTTGTAGTCAGTGTACTTGAATTTAAAATGAAGGGTGTTGTGATTTGAGGTATGGCTGGTGGTCAGACTGGAGGTCCTTCCCCATGAACAACCAAAAGAGGTTAAGAAGAAGAAACCGAAGAATTTCACTTATCACACTCCTTTAACTTAACATACACTTCGGCTTTATGTGACCCTTCTTGCCACACGAGAAGCAAGTTAGATTGAAGGTGATATTTCTTAacttttttctaaaattttggaGATTGTCTTTTGTACCTTATGACTCCCTTGAAATTACAAACATGTAGTCTCATGTCTTCATCACTTTCATTTTGACTGTTTTCATCTTCCTGCAACATTTTGACTTGATCTTGATGTTGATTTTGGCTCTTAAAAGGAATTTTGATTTTGGCTCTTAAAAGGAATTTTCACTAGTCTTCTTGTTCTAAAAGGAATTTTCACTTGTCTTCTTGTTCAAGGATGTGTCACTACTACAAAAAGGATTTTTTTAGCCCGTTTAGAAAAAGGATATCATCACGGATGATGCTGAGAAAAAAGATATCATCACAGATGATGCACCATAGTAATAAGGTGTGTGATACAATGTTTGATTCCCAATAAGACAGATTTTTATAACGCCCAATTTATTTATTGGTTGCATGCATTTTCAACATAATAATGGAATTAAACAAAAGAatctcgtgaaccaaacatattttataAGTTATCATGAGTTTTTTTAGAACTAAGGCAATATTCGTGTTATTATTCTTTTCGCAAATCGCAATCTGTGATTTATACAGATACATGCATACTTAAGTCATGCTCAAGTGCAGCACACCACTCAACACTTACAATAGTGATCAACCCTTCATTCCAACTTCTCATGATCCTACCTACAGCAACAGCACCTTTCAGAAAAACTATCTGTACTATGTTCAGTGTACACTATGTTGCATTACAGTTTCTAAGTAAACTCATGAAGTGGTAATTTGAAGAGAAAACTCTTAACTGTTTCCTTTTCCAACACAAAAGGTTTCCAAGTTCAATCTCAAAGTGCGTAAATTCGATCAACCTCGGAATTAGAGAATTCAGAATGATGCCATGAGTTCGATCCACTTCTCCTAGCTTGTTGCTTCTCTTTCTTCCTCATTGATCTTGTTCTCTTCGACCTCACTACATAGTAAGTCATAGTGCCGAGAACTCCGGATATTATAACTCCTCCGACTACTGTGACCAGAATTGCAGCCCACCGGTTATTCCGACCCACGACTATGTACGACGAGGCAATAAATGCTACAGAGGTGCAAACAGACGCCAACCACATGAGCTTGTTAATCACTTCCACCACCCTTTTCTCTGCTTTTGTTTCACCTCTAACCAAGGTGATTTGAACCACCACAACAGCCAAAGAAGTGAAAAGCGCTATTGCGTTGAATATGAAGAAAATTTTAAATGAAGAATAGCCTGCTACCACTCCTGAACCGTCGTCGTTATCCCCGCCAGGTACGGTGAATATAGCAGCAAAAGCAACTGTAGCAAACAAGACGGCCACCACTGTCACTGAGTTTGTAGCATTGTTAATTCCTTCCCTGTGGAGTTTCCTTAGCTCTTTGGAAATATTATGAACATTTTTGTTCGTTCTTCTGGTTTGTTCCAGCTGAGTGTGAACATCTTTCTTAATTTGTGTAACGGTTTTCCTCAGTTCGTCCCTCGGTTGGTTGAGCTCGTTAGCTCTAAGTGCCCCGTACCGAGAAAGGACGTCCTTTATATCTGACGACTCTTCAGAGAGAGGAAGATTTTCAGCAATGTCCAGGGCTGTTTTGTGGTCTCGTGTTAATGCATTTACGTTGGTGTCTGGCAGGAGTAACAACTCATTCACTATCTGCGCAACAAATTGACAAACAATATTAGATTTTCAATTTGAGGAAGTCTATGACATGACATGCTTAAGAGTAACTTAATTTGTATTATTCCATCTAAATGCGTATGGTGTTTGTGATGACGTGCTACTGTTGACATACCTCGACTCGTTTTTTCCTAGTTGCCACATGTAATGCGGTGTTACCGAATTTGTCTGGGAGCATAACAATAGCGGCATCTGCTTCGAGAAGCAACTTCACCACGTCACAGCTCTGTCCTTTTACAGCCATATGCAAAGCAGTTTGCCCTTTCTTGTCAGTCCTTCGAGCCAACTGAGGGTCTTTACTAAGCAAAGCTTTCACGATTTCTATATGACCCGGACGAGCAGCTAAATGCAATGCATTCTTTCCATTAGATCTTGCTATTTCCAACAAGCTTCCATCCTTTGACAGAAGTTCATTCACCACTTCGACGTGCCCTCTCGTCGCGGCTGTTATAAGTGGAGTTGAATTGGATGGACCAATGGTTTTGCTTAAGCTTGGATCATAGTCTAGTAAAACCTGAACAATGGCTGCAAATGAAAATTCACAACAGATTATTACAACGAACCGAAAACAAAGTACTCACATTTCAATTAACATCAACAATCAAGAACATCATAACCAACAAATTGAAGCTATTCAAGGTCTAATAATTAGAACAAAAACAAGCCAGCCATTAATGTTTGGAAGCAACGCCGGAGTCAAAAGACTTGTCTACATAGCATTAACTCCACTAATGAAGAATAAAACACCGAACTAGCTTCATAACTTTCCTCTCGGAGCTTCCATTAAAAGCATCATGATTGATTTTCTTTATTCGATACCTTAAACAAGATAGATGACAAATCTACTCACATATACTTCTATTGTTAATCTAACTTATAATCAACCGTCAGAGTCCATTCGaattgacttatttgagcttaTCTACTAACATAAGCTCTAACTTAACTATTTGAgcgaacttatgaaaacaacttatgattTGTTCCTAAGCTACTTCAACTTATTTCCACAATCTTTCCATTTTTAGCTTACACAAACAACTTACACATCAGCACTTAATTAAGTAGTTTATCCAAACATGACTTGCAAGATGTTCTAAAACAAGTACAAAACTCACTCAACATCAAAACTACTCAAAGTAACACAATCAAATTCGCGAAATTCAGCATCAATTCAGCATCAAATCAGCATCAAAACAAAGGAAGAAACTAAAAATCACCATGATGGCCTTGACTAGCAGCAATATGCAAGGGATCAAACCCAGATCGATTCTTCTTCGCAACGGTTTGAAGCGTCGAATGCTTCAACAACTCCTTAACAACATCAAGGTGACCCTTCTCAGCAGCAGTAAACAAAGCAGTTTCACCAAGTTCATTCTCCTCGTTAACAACCAAAGCTCGAACCTCTGCAATCTCGGCGTTAAGATCAACATCGTCCCCACTCAAATTTCCCATTATCTGAGAATCAATATCAAGAAGGATCTGCCTCACAGCACCAACATCACCCCTCTGAGCCGCCAGGTGAAGTTCGGTGTCGTTGTGACGGCCGGTCACTTGCTTCACGTACTTCTTCTTTCCGGCTTGGTCGATCCGTTTGCCGGAGTTTGATAGGACTAGAGCTGGAGCTGTTGCGGATGACGGAGATGGCGACGGGGATATTTCGGAAAGGGGGTTTTGTGTTGGAGTCATGGTTTCAGTTTGATTTTGTGATCCTCCTGCAATTAAAGTAAAAGGGTTGTcaaaaaatgtaaaatttaagGGTTACAGTGAAGAAAAAGTGATGGGTgtgtagagagagaaagaagattaagaagaagaagaacctgGTAAGTTGAAATTGGAGGGCATGAATATGATGGAAGAGAGTGTATGTATCTATCTATGTATCTAATTGTGAGGAAGAAAGAAAGTGAAGGAAGTAGAAAAGAGTCATAAGGGTTGGGTATGAAATGATGATTGATGATAAAAAGAGAATGATGAGTGGGAATAGGAAAGTGGTGGGAAAGAGGGAGGAGGCATTGAACATGGACAAAAAAAACATTTTGGATTTTTCTttgctatgttttttttttcctaGAGAATTATTCTATCAAAaggaattaatatttatttaaagaataaattgtTATTGTAAGTTGCAAATGTAAGTGAGAACTATTAAAATTGAACTGTTAATTTTTTATGAGATTAATGGTAGTGCACTCATAGTCATTCAATAAAAATTCATCAATTAACCATGTCACACAATTAACTTAAAAATATCAGGATGACTTAGAATGATACAtgatgattggttgacagtgtaaaactattttacactgtcaatgcatattcttttttctcattttttatttaaagaacaaatataaatataaagagtttaaagatagtgcactgtcagtgtaaaacagttttacacatacaaccaatcaaaatgctttaatttgccatgtaattttagttttttaaaattaaaaataaaatttattctgatgcatgtctctcattggttgacagtgtaaaatactttacactgtcagtgcatttcctttttttcctaaatataaatataaatataaatataaatatatatataaatataaatataaatataaatatatatatatatatatatatatatatatatatatatatatatatatatatatatatatatatatatatatatatatatatatatatatatatatatatatatatatatatatatatatatatatatataagacatGTTGGTGCGTGAAACACTTTAATGATGGGAAAAATATAgaataataaagaaataaaaat is part of the Vicia villosa cultivar HV-30 ecotype Madison, WI linkage group LG2, Vvil1.0, whole genome shotgun sequence genome and encodes:
- the LOC131649054 gene encoding ankyrin repeat-containing protein ITN1-like; translated protein: MPSNFNLPGGSQNQTETMTPTQNPLSEISPSPSPSSATAPALVLSNSGKRIDQAGKKKYVKQVTGRHNDTELHLAAQRGDVGAVRQILLDIDSQIMGNLSGDDVDLNAEIAEVRALVVNEENELGETALFTAAEKGHLDVVKELLKHSTLQTVAKKNRSGFDPLHIAASQGHHAIVQVLLDYDPSLSKTIGPSNSTPLITAATRGHVEVVNELLSKDGSLLEIARSNGKNALHLAARPGHIEIVKALLSKDPQLARRTDKKGQTALHMAVKGQSCDVVKLLLEADAAIVMLPDKFGNTALHVATRKKRVEIVNELLLLPDTNVNALTRDHKTALDIAENLPLSEESSDIKDVLSRYGALRANELNQPRDELRKTVTQIKKDVHTQLEQTRRTNKNVHNISKELRKLHREGINNATNSVTVVAVLFATVAFAAIFTVPGGDNDDGSGVVAGYSSFKIFFIFNAIALFTSLAVVVVQITLVRGETKAEKRVVEVINKLMWLASVCTSVAFIASSYIVVGRNNRWAAILVTVVGGVIISGVLGTMTYYVVRSKRTRSMRKKEKQQARRSGSNSWHHSEFSNSEVDRIYAL